A region of Massilia sp. WG5 DNA encodes the following proteins:
- a CDS encoding fumarylacetoacetate hydrolase family protein, with product MTGFVITPPNAASLAISGSDQLFPLRRVFCVGRNYAAHAREMGADPDREPPFFFSKPADAVVPASGTLPYPPATRELHHEVELVVALKEGGADVDPERALDLVWGYAVGLDLTRRDLQAIAKKDGRPWDMAKGFDASAPCSPLQPLSCTGHPQQGRIWLEVNGEVKQEGDLNEMIWPVADVISYLSRFVTLAPGDLIFTGTPSGVGALNPGDQVRGGVDGVTTFELTVGGE from the coding sequence ATGACTGGCTTCGTCATTACCCCGCCCAACGCCGCATCCCTCGCGATCAGCGGCTCCGACCAGCTCTTCCCGCTGCGCCGCGTGTTCTGCGTCGGCCGCAACTACGCCGCGCATGCGCGCGAAATGGGGGCGGACCCGGACCGCGAACCGCCGTTCTTCTTCTCGAAACCCGCCGACGCGGTGGTGCCGGCCAGCGGCACGCTGCCGTATCCGCCGGCCACGCGCGAGCTGCACCATGAGGTCGAGCTGGTGGTGGCCCTGAAGGAAGGCGGCGCCGACGTCGACCCCGAGCGCGCGCTCGACCTGGTGTGGGGCTATGCGGTCGGCCTCGACCTGACCCGGCGCGACCTGCAGGCCATCGCCAAGAAGGATGGCCGGCCGTGGGACATGGCCAAGGGCTTCGACGCTTCCGCGCCCTGCAGCCCGCTGCAGCCGTTGTCCTGCACCGGCCACCCGCAGCAGGGCCGCATCTGGCTGGAAGTGAACGGCGAAGTCAAACAGGAAGGCGACCTGAACGAAATGATCTGGCCGGTGGCCGACGTGATCAGCTACCTGTCGCGCTTCGTGACGCTGGCGCCGGGCGACCTGATCTTCACCGGCACCCCGTCCGGAGTGGGCGCCTTGAACCCGGGCGACCAGGTGCGCGGCGGCGTGGACGGCGTCACCACCTTCGAACTCACGGTCGGCGGCGAATGA
- a CDS encoding 2-hydroxyacid dehydrogenase, with the protein MTAGPRRLLQIGSFPAEVQSQLDAEFDCLRAEDLARDPSRAAGVRALVTRSNLEVPASLVERLPDLEIIATCGVGYDLIPLGLAAQRGIVVSNTPDVLNAAVAELCIGALLSLLRKLPQADRYVREGRWAGANFPLTASLAGKHVGIVGLGRIGKDIARRLELFGVALAYHGRSDQKLQWRFEADLAALARDVDILIVAAPGGRETARMIDARVLDALGPKGYLVNVARGSLVDQEALLAALERGAIAGAALDVFDNEPDIDARFFGLENVLLLPHIGSATVETRAAMAQLMLDNLRSYFRSGRALTPV; encoded by the coding sequence ATGACAGCCGGCCCGCGCCGGCTGCTGCAGATCGGCAGCTTCCCGGCCGAAGTCCAGTCCCAGCTCGATGCCGAGTTCGATTGCCTGCGGGCCGAAGACCTGGCGCGCGATCCGTCCCGCGCCGCCGGCGTCCGTGCGCTGGTCACGCGCAGCAACCTGGAGGTGCCGGCCAGCCTGGTCGAACGCCTCCCGGACCTGGAGATCATCGCCACCTGCGGCGTCGGCTACGATCTGATCCCGCTCGGGCTGGCGGCGCAGCGCGGCATCGTGGTCTCGAACACCCCGGACGTGCTGAACGCCGCAGTGGCAGAACTGTGCATCGGCGCGCTCCTGTCCCTGCTGCGCAAGCTGCCCCAGGCCGACCGCTACGTGCGCGAAGGCCGCTGGGCCGGGGCCAACTTCCCCCTGACCGCCAGCCTGGCCGGCAAGCATGTCGGCATCGTCGGCCTGGGCCGCATCGGCAAGGACATCGCGCGCCGCCTGGAGCTGTTCGGCGTGGCGCTGGCCTACCACGGCCGCAGCGACCAGAAGCTCCAGTGGCGCTTCGAGGCCGACCTGGCGGCGCTGGCGCGCGACGTCGACATCCTGATTGTGGCGGCGCCGGGCGGCCGCGAGACCGCGCGCATGATCGACGCCCGCGTGCTGGACGCGCTGGGCCCGAAGGGCTACCTGGTGAATGTGGCGCGCGGCTCCCTGGTCGACCAGGAAGCGCTGCTGGCGGCGCTGGAACGCGGCGCGATCGCCGGGGCGGCGCTCGACGTGTTCGATAACGAGCCGGACATCGATGCGCGCTTCTTCGGCTTGGAGAACGTGCTGCTGCTGCCGCACATCGGCAGCGCGACCGTGGAAACACGGGCGGCGATGGCGCAGCTGATGCTGGATAATCTGCGGAGTTACTTCAGGAGCGGGCGGGCGCTGACGCCCGTGTAG